TTACCAATGAAACCTAAGACTTACACAACAATAGAGAAATGCTCAGCCCTCTCCCTGGCCCCGCCCCCCTCTGTCAGTCCCTTACCCGGTCCCACCCGTAGGCAGGAAGCCCTGCTCCTCTTACCCCATAGAACAGGAAGCCACGCCTAGCATGAATACAACGCCACGCCTCCTCGGGGTTGCGTCGAGAAAGCTAAATCTGACACAAGGAAGCCACGCCCTTAAATGAGGACGTTATAAACAATCGTTTTCCTAACCAGGAAGCCCTGCCCCTAGGAAGGATTGTCTGCTGCTCCGCAGAGAGGAAAGCTCCACCCACCCATTACGACCCCGCCTCCAATACACCTTGGCTATCCTATGATTGTTCGAGTGCGACAAAGCCCCGCCCCTTTTCTGTTCTCGAACGTTTGGCGTGACCATTGGTTGCCTGGTGACGGCTCCCCGCGCCCTCTGACCCCACCAAGCACCGCCCTTCTCGCAGATACGGCGCGCGGAGCTGCGCGGCGGCCATCTTTGCCGGAGAGATGAGCGGCCCAAATCCAAAAACGGTTCCTCTGGGACCAGCCAAGGACGATAAGAAGAAATCAGGCGGCAGCGTTCTCAACCGACTGAAGGCTCGGCGCACCCCTGGGGGCGAGGGCGGACCCGAGCACAAGCGCATTACCCCGGTCACCGAGCAGGAGTTGCGGGCGCTGGACTCCTTGAGGCCCGAGCACGTTCTGGGGCTTGGACGTGTGACAGAGAGTGAGTGATGGGGGTATGAGAACATTCTGTTGGTCCtctggtggggtcggggtagtaaACTGAGTGAGGCAAACTGAGCGACCTGGGCATTTGGTGGCCCGTGGGGGTTGGGCGAGGAGTTCACAGAGGACGTTAGCCTACCCACTAGTAGCCGGAGACCGGCAATGAGCCCAGGTATTTGGATACCTGAGGCGAGGGGGGATTTATAAAAGGTGCAAGTTAACACCCCATGAAAACATCTCAGTGGATCAACGATAGCAGGTGACTGAGGAAACTAGATCACTAGAAATCTGAGATGTGGGAAATTTAACTGAGCCATCCCTTGATATTTTCCTTGCCCAGTGTTGGAGAGCGGACCCGCCAACTTGTATAGAGCGTACAAAAGCATgaagtcaagcagcaggaggcggTAAGGCGCCTTGAAGTCGAGGATTGATAAAAGCACCAGTCGAGATAactggtgggtatgggtttggttGGAGGGTTTTAAGGTAGGTGAATGTGTCTTTGAAAGGAGACCATGAGTTGGAGCAGGGTTGTTATCACTGTCTCGGGAGAGTGAACAAATGGAGCCGGCGATTGGCAAAAGTGACTAATTTTAGGTAGGCTGGCGAGGTACAtttgtcaaccatggtacacaaatgACCATGTATAGTTTGGTATAACATTCCACCTGTGACTATGGAGAAGAATGTCCGTAGCTGAAGTTGCATGTTCATGGTTATCATGGGATTAATGTTGCATGTATTCGTTGTACTTCGCTCGTTCGTCAATGCAGTTAGACTAGTAGAATGAGAGGTGACTATTCTCACCCTGCAAATGCTAATCACGGTGAAATGCTAATCATGGGGAgtcctttcacaaggaacacacacTGTCAGGGTTTTCTTTTTGAGACAGAGAAAGTAATTTTCCTGTTAGCCTTTTTTAAAATTAACTAGGTTCAGCTACTTCCTTAACAATAAAGGTCTGCATAAACCTTAACAAAACGAGGGTTGACAAAGACAAAAAAGCTGGTAGTCCACGCCAGTCTTATTGGCGTTGTCAATGCTTGACAGTGAGTTTAAACCTGTGTTCtcagaagaaacttttacagttgaaGTCGGTACTTGTTGAAGGTTCATGTTTCTGACTGACGTGACAGATTTTGATGATTTCAAATTAACGAGGTATAGTTGCAGGTCTACCACTTCATTGTCGCTGATTGCATGAAAGCAGGGTAGGGTCGCCACATAATGAAATGAAGTTTAGCAAGTAGGGTAGGGAGAAATGAGATCCAAAACGTTGGCTGTTCTATTTTTGGGAGAAAGCTGTGCAAAACGATTTGTGCAGTAATGACTACCTTTCCGAAAAGTTTGTTGCGTTTCTTGTGTGACCAGCTGTCTTGGAGTTAATATATGCTGACCCAGACGTGGCTTTGTTTGTGTACTGTTGTTAGCAACTATTGTTCGTTGCGATTTGTTTACTTAAATTTCAAGGTTTGTGGGTAAAGCAGCCAAAGAGACGGGGCGTGAGGATTGTAAACATACTAGTAACAATGCAAGTGAATATAAACAGCAGCCGGTTTGAGTGGCAGCTGTCCGTTTGATTGTTTTATTCACACCCGGCAtaataaaaatgctgtttttgaaTCTGATGCTCATTTGAACCATTCGTGTGATTGTTTAGTGTGCTGGTAAATTTAGTAACATGAGCTGCATAGTACTGGGTCGGAATGGTCTTGTCTCCTAACTTTCTGCCACAAGTCTCCCGGAGCGTTAAAGTGAGAGATGAAAGTAAAGTGAATGAAACTAGAAAACTTGTATTGCAGTAGCACGAAAGCCTGTTTTAGCAAACATGGCCATGCACAGTATTGCACTTTTTCCCCAACTATTATGGATCATGTGTACACATAAACCATTACATTGCTGTCGCCCTGCACGCACCCCGTGTGTTAGAACGTGGTGTATGAAACCCAACCTCCAAGGGTATACCATCACTAGGCTTGATATAATGCAGTATAATTATCTAGGAACGTGTTTTCATAATATTGAGAGAGAAAAAATGAATGAACTGGCTATCTAGATATAAACGTGCACACTTTAAAGAAGGTTTTACCTATGTCAAGGAAAGTATGTTAGTAAACCTGATGTTCTTAATTgggaggatcttttttttttttttttttctttttcttcaagtcTGGCACATTTATTCCAGTGTAATCATTTCAATCAGCTAAGCAGGCACTGTGCATTTACGGGGAGACCATCAGCCCATTTGTTACTTTAGGTTCCCACTGCTTGAGAGAAACTCACCCGATCCCCTTATTCCTGTGCTGCTTGTGGTAACCTAACAATAATCAGCTGCACCGGTCTGTCTCCTGTCCCATATACAAACATGTCTAAGCCTGTTTTAAATTTAAGTAGGGTTGGTCTTCCTGCTCTAAGAGCCCTGTAAAAGTGGACAGAAGAGTAATGCACATTTCATCAAGATCTTAATGAGGCGTTTGAAGTTTGGAAAAAGTAGCCTTCTGTTTGGCCCTGACGTCTTGCCTTGTTAGAGAACAACCTTTGCTGTATTGCTGCTTTGTCTCCGGACTAGGCTAGATTCTGTATGAAGTCTGCTTTTGTTACCTGAGATCTATCTACAGAAATGGTAGTCAATTACGCTTGCCCAGAGACGAGCTGTTCTGATCCCGGGATATTGAGTGTTAtttccaaaactttttttttttcattttttttttttaagtgtccaaCCTTATCCCAATTTCTTGGGTAAGCTTTCTCGACCTACAGTCAAGTGTCCAGATTGAGCTGCTTGGTCATTGTGTTCGTGTGCCATGGTGTTGGGGGCCCGGCTACACTAGTAGTAAATAGTACCCACACAGAATAAATACTGTTCATTGATTGTCCCTGAAACCCAAGAAAAGGTCGCTCAGTAAATACTGAACGTATTTGGGCGGGTGTCTTATTGGTGGAGTTAAACAATTGAACAGTTTGTTCCCTTTTAGATTGGAATTACTTAGGGAGTAGTATAGCAGCTTCGTGCTCCTTAGTTGGCCTCCTTTCTGCTGCGTACATTTTTTTCACTGTTGACAAATAAACTGCCTGGGAAATGGTTTTTGTCATCAGTATTTTTCTAGCGCATTCGTTACGTTATCGCTAGTCATGTTCCAGTTGTGTTAACGCATGCATTGGTATTGTGCAACCTTTCGCTTTCAGTTGAGGTTATTAGTTTAGTAGTCAAGGGTAGCACTTTCCGATATGAAGGATGATCGTTTGTCTTATTTTGAAAGGACAGTCTGATAGACTTTTGCATTTTGTGCAGAAATTAGCTAAACGGGTTACTATCATGTAAAATCTGTTATCGTACTAGTGCCACCTGTCGGATTGTTATGAGCGGGTTTCAAATAGCAATCAACTGTTGCAGCTAGGGAATTGTATTGTGACAACCTGAGAGGAAAAACTTTCACCCTTGTTTGGCCAAAGTGTATGTGCCTGTTGCATTGCATGATATTGCTCGTCGGAGATTCATTTTTGaaaatgccttactcatcatcTTGGAACGGGATGCTGCATTGATCAAGCCCACACcgcagcttgtaacaaatcatccATGCACTCCCTCTTCCCCCTGCCAAACTAAGTGATGTTGTTTATTGCACTCTTTCGGGGAAGAGGAAAACGCACTGGTGCATCGCTTTTTTTTCTGTGCCGAATTGGGCTTTTCTAGATCCAGAGTGTTCAGGGCGCCTGATAACCCTGTCAGAGAAACAGGGTTATCGGCAGAGGATATTTGTAGAAGTGTCACTAGTCATCTGGACCTATGAAAGCTGCAGCTATGCAgttgttatattttattatttgtttcatgTACATTCAGCACACATACTTTATGTGTCGAAATGATCGACATTTTTGTAATATTGACCATAATAGAAAAGGCTCTGGGTCGTACTCGTTTTTATATCCCACATTCCTCCTACTAGTAATTGGTGTAAACACTACCTAAAGCAAATGCCTATTTTGTTATCCGCATACTAGATATCAAATTGGCTGAGTGATTTATATATTTCCTCACTATCTTATGCCAAGCTACGTATTATCCTTGCAATCTTTAAGTTAGCAGACCTACAGCCATATATCGGCTCTCTGGCATTTCGCCCAAATAACTAGTCTTTGTGTCTGCCTCTCTCAAATTCTAGGGTCTTATACTTTTTCTTCTAGTGATTCTGTACGGTGCTGGGAGGGGTAAGTTGTGCAGTCTCGTGGATCTGCCTCACTGCGTAAACACGGCTTTGATTGGAAACCTACCTGAAAGGAAAGCAGATGTATCAAAGCATGCTTCCTAACACAACAGGTCTGTGCAGGCCCCGCTGCCTTGTAATGTTGCTGTCTGGACAGAATGGATGTTTCCTCTATGCTGCTGACTAACGTGAAACGGCTTATAAAATAACATGGCAATTTCAAAGTCGCTGTTAGCAGTTATCGCTGTTCATAGCATTAGTCTACTAGGCCTTAAGGCTTTCTCTTTCTTACCATAAGATTAGTCCTGATTTGTGTGTAACATCTGCATTTCCTCACGAAAGCACTGCCCAATGCACCAGTGAATGCCAAGATAGATCGAATTTAGGCTAGAGTTGTTTGGATACTGACCGCATCAATACAACACCTCATGGTTATACCTCAGTCATTACTGTTCTCGATTCCTTCTGCACCATTGTTTTCCTTTCTGTTATGCGTCATTTTCATAAGACTCAAATGGGGTATTTGATCAGCATCTACTTTGTCTGTTGGTCTCCGGTGGCCAGTGCCACTTGTTGACATTTTCTTGCTGCTCAGTTGCACCTCGGAGGCGTTAGTAAAATGCATGGGACAATATCCTGTCTAAAGCTGGCACCTAAGAGAAACTAGGGGCAAGTTACAGGAAGAACCTATGGTTCAATAGACTTACTCCACTGAGCTGCCACTGAGAATTAGCATATTGATTTTTCTTGAACACTTCAGATTAGACGTCCTAATGCTGTTTGCATGTTGTCTCTTCCTACAAGACAGGCCTGTCTATGTGAAAGATGACATCCGTATACATGACTCCATGCGTGGAATCTAAAGCCACGGCCACTGATaattgcttttccttttttttgaAAGTGTTGAATCTTTCTTGTCCGAAAACCAGTTTGTTTCCCCCCAAAATAAACTAGTTTTCCCTTGTGACGTTTACTCAGGGATGGTTTGACCAATGGAAATTGGCATTAACCCCTTTACAACCCTTGTGCGCCTTTATGTATGTAATGGGCATTTCTAAAGAACTCTGTTACTCCAAAGGACCGTCCTGGCGCTCTACATCGCCGGTGAGTCCTAACTGAAAGGAGTGACACTAATCTTGcttaaaaagccaagttttcagtttcttCCGAAACTAGACAGTGGCTGACATGCTCCGTAGTTCAAAGTGACGTTTGTTCCATATTGAAGGCCCTAGGACTAAAATGGACCTGCCCCCTGTCTTGAGCTGCCGAAACCTAGGAATATTGCCCAGAAGCCTATATAGTTTTTATGGCCTGTTCTACCAATTTCTGAACAGGAAGAGTAAGAAAAGGCAATACTTTACTCAGTGCATGTAAAAGACCAAAACAGGACCCAACCACTGCATTGACCTGAGGCAGAAAGGAGAGCTCTCAGTCAAACTTGGTGTCTAGATTTTTAACAGCTCTAGTTTGACATTTTGGTGGAGGAGCATCTAATCTACTGGCCAAAAGGACTGCCAGGGCTCGTCCACCCTACCCACCTCCCCCAAAAAGTAGCTCTGTCTTTCACACATTACATTTAAGTTGATGGTGAGTCATCCATTGAAAGACTGCTCAGATGTTTTTTCGCCAGGGGATATTCCATCCCTATCCCAGGAAAATAGTAACTGGGTGTCATAAGCATAGAAAATTATTTTTGCTCCCAAGGCCTCTGCTGGGAGCGCAAGAGGAGTACAGTAAATGTTGAATAGGGTAGGGCTCAAAGCAGATCCCTGAAATACTCCCACCTTGAGATCACATGACTCCGATATAAAGGGTAAGCACCACAcctcttgacctcttctctccggGAGCGAGGCCAGAAAGTCTTAGGCCGAACCCCTGATTCTGATGGCTCGGAGACTGGCCAGGAGAATGGAATGGgggtaccatgtcaaaggctgctgacaaaGCAAGCATGATCAGCACAGCACTGCCCCTGGTATCGCAGATACAACTGATATAATCAACTAGTGCTGTCTCCGTACAATAGTTCGGGCGAAAACCAGATTGACTAGGGtgcaataagtttttttttttccaagtagtGGAACAGCTGATAGTTGACGTGCTTTTCTAGTACTTTGGAGAAGGCCCTAAGCAAAGATACGAGTCTGTAATTGGAAGGATCACCAGGGTCAGCCTGGGGCTTCTTCAGCAGCTGCAATTTTTTAGCCTGCTTTCAGGCATGGAGAACTATAGCTGATGACAAAGAGGCATTCGAGAGGTTAATGGCCATGGGATTATCAACATCAGCCCCTAAAGCCAAAAGTCCCCGGACGTGGGGAAACCGGACTACAGATTCCTAGTAGTGTTCCTTCCGGGGCCTGCATATATAACTGGACATTGCTTATGTGCTCTCCAATTTGCATGCACTTCAGGGCTTCTCATGTTTTGCACCCTTTTATTCATCCCAGTTTAGGCCACAAAGTATTGCTATTTATGGGTAGCCAATTAGTTGCAATTGTTTTTAAATTGACTGAGTGGCATGTGTATGAAATCTTTTAATTAGTGTAATTGAAGTGAGATGGAGAGGTTGTTCACGATTGATTATAAGCTGCAACTCTATACATACCTTGTATTGCTACACATTCGATAGTCTGGCTACAAAACTGGTGTTTAATCTTTATATATAGTTGCATTTTTTCAGTTTGTGTTTCAGTCTTATCCATGCAATTGGTGTATGCATGCCGGCAACTGGGCAGTATATTTGGAGGCATATGGCATTAGACTAGAGGTTGTGAGATGTGCATGCGTTTTCCATCATAATAGTGGCCTCGCCACACTCAGTATATGTCATTCTCGTTTTCTTTTTCCAGATTATTTGTGCAAACCTGAAGATAACATCTACAACATCGACTTCACGCGCTTTAAGATTCGTGACCTTGAAACTGGAACAGTGCTTTTTGAGATTGCTAAACCTTCAGCCTCGGGTAATTTAATTAACTCTTGTTCATTTGTGAAGTGCTGGGAGTGTCAGTGTGTCCTAAATGCACTAATGTGCCTTCTGaatgtggattttttttctttacttataTTTTGTCTTGTATTTGCTGCAAATCTTTACTTTTTGTTGGCTTAAAACAAAGTTAGACACTTGGGTGGTTTCCCATATTGGAAAGGATTCCTGTGAGGGCACAAAAGGGTTCTTTATGTGGTAAACGGGGGTGGTGGGTAACTTTTGGTAACTACCATCATAATCATAACTGTACCTTAATCTGAAAATAGGCTCCCAAGAAGGCATGCAGGGATAGGAGTTCCTCCTTTACCTCAAGTGGAGGTGGTCAAAGAATACAGCTATTTAGGTCTTCTTGTTGGATATAATGTAATGCCACATGAAGAGGCTTAAACACGGCTGGTGTCTTTGTCAATGTAAACTCAACGCGTATTAAATAGCAGCTATGCAGTGGCCCACTTATTTCAACATCCTAAAGACAGAAGAGGTCATGTAGCTCGTCCTGGTTGATGGCCTCCTGCTAAACACCGAGGCCATAGGTATAGATTTAGATACGGTCTGGTTGTGCCTCCTCTAGAGTTGGTGTATAGTGTTTTTGGTGTTAGTTATAGACTGACCAATTCAGTGTCTTGATGAGTTGCTTAACATTTTGTGGCATGAGATCCACTTATGACGAGCTAGTCAGTCATACTGAGAATGAAATCTAGCTGATGAAGCAtactggatttttgttttttgcttggcTGTTTTCCCAGAACAGGACAGCAGAAGGCACCAACTGATGTTTGCAACAAACAGAAGTACATAAAACAAAGCCTTCGATAGAGAAAGATGTGGTTAGCATTGAGGAACAATATTTAAGGCCACATCAGTACTACGTTGTTGAAAAGCCGAAAAAAATGTCTAGCTGACTGGTTTCTTCCATGCACGTTGACTGCATTATTCTGATTAAAGTATTTGTTACAAGAATAGATATGCGTTGTATATGCCTTTTATCAAAACTATTGTGCCAAAAACGAATTGTGTAGTCAAGTTTACTGAGCTTGCAACTGCTTGCTGAAAATTGATTCTTAGTCCCGCTGCCTATGCCTTTTATCTGTCGCTCGAGCTGCTGCCATTACTTGTGTGAAACGGAGCGGCTGGTCGGCTAAGCTGAGAGTCTGTGCCATAGTTGCATGGGGTGCGCCCCATGGCTTGGGACTGTGCTGCAGTTATTGCCACATCGCTCTTTGGTTGCGACCTCTCCTGTTGGCCTGGCCTGCTTTGCATGGATTTCCAGCTCTGTTGAGCCTGGGTTCCTGGCGTGTGGGCTGTTTGTGAGCCACCTCATTCCACTTCTTAGACAAGGAAGTATAGATGAGACAAAGGAGACGTGGTTGAGCCTGATCTTTCTGCTCATCTATTTGCTCCTATATTTTGAAATTTGAAAACTGTACCGTCTTAAGTGAGCATAAGGTCGTACGTGACTGCACAGGCTAACATTTTAATCTGTGCACTCAGTATACCAGTATTAAGGGCTTGGCACTAAACCAGAGATGATCTAAAATATGAGCAGATAAGACCTTCTACCAACACCTGGGATTTCAGAAGCCTTAAGGTACTGCAGCCTCTAGACTCCAGATGCTAGGAGTAGGATCTGTGGGTTTGTTACCCATAGAGAAAATTCAGAGTGGCCCCTGAAGGCTGAGGAGTGGTGAGGATTAAACTAGGTTAGATCTTTCCCTCCTAAACTTGGCTCTCGAaccatttcaatattgttttatgcaGATTAATGTGCTACTGATCCTACATCAGTTGGCCTTGAGAGGCAACTGAATGTTTTTGCTGATTACTGTATGGCCAGTGAtctgaaaataaacacacaaatcAAAAGGTACAGTGATCTCAAAGGGAATGGTGTAGCCCGTTAGATATAAGTGGTTGTTACGTGGTGTTCAACTGGAGGTGGTCAAAGAATTCCGATATTTAGGTCTTCTGGTTGGATAGAATGTAAATTTCAATCCACATATAGATGCAGAAAGCTTGCTGCAAACCCACTGAAAGTGCTCCACATAGGCTGGACCTTAGGTTTGGGGCATACATCTATTGAAGTTTTGAGGGAAACCAGTAATGCAAAAAATGTAAACTTACTACTGTATGGATGTGATGTTACACTTCTAGAGTACTTTAGTAGGTTACAGGCTGTTGAATCCGATACTTGGAAAACGCGTCTCAGCCTGCCCAGAGGATCTGTGACTAGTACCCTGAGGTTGGAACTGGGCCCCAATAATATtctatttaaatataaacagcggaTCCTTGGCTACTGGACTTGTCTCCTAAAGACAGAAGAGGCCTCTTTAAGGCAGATATTAAGTTCCTACCTTAAAGAAA
The Pleurodeles waltl isolate 20211129_DDA chromosome 11, aPleWal1.hap1.20221129, whole genome shotgun sequence genome window above contains:
- the UNC119B gene encoding protein unc-119 homolog B; protein product: MSGPNPKTVPLGPAKDDKKKSGGSVLNRLKARRTPGGEGGPEHKRITPVTEQELRALDSLRPEHVLGLGRVTENYLCKPEDNIYNIDFTRFKIRDLETGTVLFEIAKPSASGNLINSCSFVKYQFTPAFLRLRTVGATVEFTVGDKPVNNFRMIERHYFRDHVLKSFDFDFGFCIPNSRNTCEHIYEFPQLAEDLVRLMIENPYETRSDSFYFVDNKLIMHNKADYAYNGGQ